From the Lathyrus oleraceus cultivar Zhongwan6 chromosome 3, CAAS_Psat_ZW6_1.0, whole genome shotgun sequence genome, the window AGTCAAGTaacaagaaagcttccaaagaATTTGCCTCTGGAGGGCCTTCAATTGGGTTGCCGAGTTGTCAGAGTGATAGAACTGGGTTAGCATTCacacatccttgagttccaataAGCGGTAGATTTGGGAAATCTCCACAATTGATTATGATATCCATGTTGATGTATTCTTTGGAGTACCAAGAGAGATCCTCAGATCGGAGTGATCCCAATCTCTGAGGCCAACTAACATCTATATGTTCAACCCAAGCACCTGTCTTTGGAAGATGTTCTAGAAACCACTGATATaataaaggagcacaacaagcaatcaatccATTCTTCTTATCATACCTATTACTTATGTAATAGTAGACATCGGCTAATAAAGTGGGTACTGGGTTTCCAGTAAGGAAAACACAAATGGCAGCCATGTCTACGAAACCATCCATATTCGGGAACAGGACAACACCATAGATGGCCAATGCAATAGCAGAGTAACAAGCATCCCAACTTTCTGCTTTTAATAGGGTATGAGCtctttccaagagaaaacttagTGAAACTCCTTTGGTATTCCCTTTGGTCTCTAAGTTAGCCTTTGCTTCCTTTTCATCCATGTGAAGCGCACTAGCAATGACCTCAAGGGGCAAAGATTCATCTACCCCTCTAAATAGTGGCTTGTTCTTCATAGGAATCCTGACAAGACGCTCGAATTCTTCCAATGTTGGTGCTAGTTGGAAGTCTTGGAAcgtgaagcatcttaaaggtagGTCATAAAATTGGGCCAAAGTGATTAAAGTTGTATAGTCTACTCGCTGATTGAGGATGCTGAGCAGATTTCCATAATTCTTCCCAAAGTTGATTCTGTATACCGGGTGCATCTGAGAGACCAAGTCACGTAAGCTCTTTAGATCGGGATCCTTGAACTTGAAAGAGTAAATGTTTCTTTTTCTTGATTCCATGTttcttgaattcctgcaactcatgatactcagattccttgaaaataaaataatatgagTGTTATGCTATGAATGATGTTATGCGTGCCATATGTAGGTTAATATACAGATAGTGGGTATTCTTGGTTACTAAACAAAACCCTTTTGGGAGGATTCTAAAGTTAAAAGGTCCTCAAAGTCATCAATTAATATTCAGGAAAGTTATTGTCATGATGAAAACTCATGCAAATAACATCCCCAAACTAAGTCTCgtttgggtgaggccttcgtatggtcccaaaaaggaagactcctagtgggtccatactacacaactctcgagtccaaggttctaataaggttcttagagtcatagatcgaggttgggaaTACCACTGTAAGGTAGAAATACacccaagggatctcatctgattggggctttcgtaaTAACCCAATAAGTTTGGGACTTTTCAGGTAGATACTACATAACCATCagatataatgggttaaaaggtccctagagtcattgatccaacttgagaatactatcatcgtgacgaagactcgtcgggcaataatatctcaagagaatctcctctaggcggggtcttcgtttcttcccaacaaggaagactccttgtgggcgcccactatgcaaccaccaacttaatcttatggtttttctcatactcgggtggagagcctatctcacaaagtatcaccaaccAGAGAACCCCAAATAAGGCATAGTCAATAAATCACGATATAATAATTATGACAAAATAATAATAGCAGAATAAAAAATAACAGATACACgaacaagattaacacacaatacagaaactgaactaaattaggcttcactctcttttgcttggagctattccccaacagagtcgccatctgtcgcatctcgaaaaatacgattcctcgcgatggtcgcgaaaaaatttatgttcgaacagattcgccactgaactttatttatcccaatgaaggaatagggaaatatcgataaaacctttgaaaaatagaataatggtcgtcgcaaccatattcgggttcgggagtggattacgtaaggggaaggtattagcaccccttacgttcgttgtactcaacaggaaccttttagttctaatttgcatttcatgttttaatttatgtttgtttgttatctttgggttataaaatattgaaaatagaaatggatgagaacctcagaaaggagaaaggggggtttttttattagtgtgctcgcgaagatacaacaatctcctgcctacgtatccttaaataaggaaatcagagcattcatagtttggggaactacggttggttggtgttttttaatgaacaattgtttagatcgcatcctaaaggctaaacattggcttgtctactctcgacgaaggcttaagcactggtttgttatgcgcattagaaaggattaaatggtgttctttttgaaaagagtttagGTCACATGGaggtgacaagttggattaatatgttggatgttttgattggttgagatgttttttgGTCGGATGACGGTTAttcggatagtcgagtaagacaactcgtatccttGTAGTCGGGAAAGGAAATAGAAGACTCTAGTCCGCTTTCTctttcatccttaattatagaaagggtttgataatagttaaggtatttTGACTGGATGACGAGTACTtggataatcgagtaagacaactcgtatcctaataatcgggaaagggaatagaaaactctagaccgctttctgtttcatctgaatatttatgaaaataagattgtatatggttgacgtattttataataaacgacaagtacttgaacGACCGAGTAATACAACTCATATGtttgtggaaaaatgacaattgtttgactgaccgagtaagagaactcgtattcgaccaattgaggagtgaagttgaaaaaCTCAAAGTtaactcccttttcatttagcttactgtgaaaatattttgatttaatcggggtttggaggtttgtaagggaacgacaattatttgacta encodes:
- the LOC127131574 gene encoding uncharacterized protein LOC127131574 codes for the protein MESRKRNIYSFKFKDPDLKSLRDLVSQMHPVYRINFGKNYGNLLSILNQRVDYTTLITLAQFYDLPLRCFTFQDFQLAPTLEEFERLVRIPMKNKPLFRGVDESLPLEVIASALHMDEKEAKANLETKGNTKGVSLSFLLERAHTLLKAESWDACYSAIALAIYGVVLFPNMDGFVDMAAICVFLTGNPVPTLLADVYYYISNRYDKKNGLIACCAPLLYQWFLEHLPKTGAWVEHIDVSWPQRLGSLRSEDLSWYSKEYINMDIIINCGDFPNLPLIGTQGCVNANPVLSL